One segment of Tamlana crocina DNA contains the following:
- a CDS encoding T9SS type A sorting domain-containing protein has translation MKRLLLFFLLCTTFVGAQNWITSSTQQADLINEISVVNDDVIWLMDQQGTPNGFSISTDGGQSWTHKNFPALFSENNFNLGVLSAVDANTAYVIVSLADDANLVGVYKTTDAGTTWLREPTIFNGGASFPNQVHFWSADQGFAMGDGLELYVYYFGAWYNQSSGLNSVGTWSLNSSNYLKIVGNSAYFLTGAGTIIKTADQGITWVEIATPFNSQSNVNFSFKDNMNGIVVFNDNTSNQLYATTDGGQTWNLVGNNIQNLNHIIEYEPSEKRYYSISRDLNNLTLSYSEDNGVTWTVEPQFNGILLGELETSREGKIFIGGTSTVYSKTPDFSNHPDLDALVALYNSLNGDQWTDSTNWLDTTKAISSWYGITETNGRVTGIDLGYQNNVSGSIPSEIGDLTELETFWIQASSITGEIPSSIGNLTKLRQLVLYYTYGIIGSIPASIQNCTNLEWIYLSGNELEGTIPDLSGLNSLTNFVIDNNNFQFGDFENEFASYQNNISQFIYSPQKYVGEDVNSVLEIGQTETLNASLVSGGQNSYNWYRMNADGSDGGFVSAGMSVDVTINNTDDYKWYYFYEINSSLVPGLILRSGFFHFAEPPTSSPDYNALVALYNSTNGENWTNNTNWLDTTKPLNTWHGIYNVVNNRVVDLNIGNNNLTGSIPPEIGNLTELTYLSLWGNELTGNIPPEIGNLTKLTYLDLAPNNFSGSIPTEIGNLVNLETLWLNQSGLSGSIPASLVNLTKLKHLHLHSSIGPGWGDNTSAYSGDFPDLTALPLELLHIYNNYFEFSDVADELETYKANIPDFQFSPQFTQDLPEDTNIGVGSDITLTVTDVPIASKGMKTKTVVAQNTYQWFKDNVAITENGNSDTYVINNAQTSDSGIYHCEITNTDTPDFVIRRAFITLNVGTLGTEEQQLEQLRIYPNPTTSVLNIKLKGQNNAYVAIFDMSGKEVFKKQIATQWGVFNIESLNTGVYMLQVKTNGKTIKKRMVKK, from the coding sequence ATGAAACGGTTATTACTTTTTTTCCTTTTATGCACCACTTTTGTTGGTGCACAAAACTGGATAACATCATCTACACAACAGGCCGATTTAATCAATGAAATTTCGGTGGTTAATGATGATGTAATTTGGCTCATGGACCAACAGGGTACACCCAACGGATTTTCAATTTCAACGGATGGAGGACAATCCTGGACGCATAAAAATTTCCCAGCTTTGTTTTCAGAAAACAATTTTAACTTGGGCGTGTTAAGTGCGGTTGATGCCAATACAGCTTATGTTATTGTTTCGTTGGCTGACGATGCAAATTTAGTAGGAGTTTATAAAACTACAGATGCAGGTACAACTTGGCTTAGGGAGCCGACAATATTTAATGGTGGTGCATCTTTTCCTAACCAAGTCCATTTTTGGAGTGCTGATCAGGGCTTTGCCATGGGCGACGGGTTGGAATTGTATGTTTACTATTTTGGAGCTTGGTACAACCAATCTTCCGGCTTGAATTCAGTAGGTACATGGTCTCTCAATTCCAGCAACTATTTAAAAATTGTGGGTAATTCGGCTTATTTTCTAACTGGTGCCGGAACGATTATTAAAACTGCCGACCAAGGCATTACTTGGGTTGAGATAGCAACACCTTTTAATTCGCAATCGAACGTAAACTTCAGTTTTAAGGATAATATGAATGGCATCGTTGTGTTTAATGATAATACTTCAAATCAACTTTACGCAACTACTGACGGCGGACAAACCTGGAATTTGGTTGGGAACAACATACAAAACTTAAATCATATTATAGAATATGAGCCTAGTGAAAAGCGATATTATAGTATAAGCCGAGATCTTAATAATTTAACATTGTCGTATTCGGAAGACAATGGAGTCACTTGGACTGTAGAGCCCCAATTTAATGGGATTCTGTTGGGGGAACTAGAGACTTCCCGTGAGGGGAAAATATTTATAGGAGGAACATCAACCGTTTATAGTAAAACCCCTGATTTTTCTAACCACCCTGATCTTGATGCTTTGGTGGCCCTTTACAACAGCCTGAATGGCGATCAATGGACTGATAGCACGAACTGGTTGGACACCACAAAAGCCATTTCGTCATGGTATGGCATTACCGAAACCAACGGGCGGGTAACGGGTATAGACCTTGGCTACCAAAACAACGTTTCAGGTTCAATTCCTTCTGAAATTGGTGATTTAACGGAACTTGAAACCTTTTGGATACAGGCATCATCTATAACCGGAGAGATTCCGTCAAGCATTGGAAATTTAACCAAACTGCGTCAGTTAGTCTTGTACTATACCTATGGCATTATCGGCAGCATTCCGGCATCCATCCAAAATTGCACAAACTTGGAGTGGATATATTTATCCGGTAATGAATTGGAAGGCACTATTCCAGACCTATCGGGCTTAAATAGTCTAACCAATTTTGTAATTGACAACAACAACTTTCAATTTGGCGATTTTGAAAATGAGTTTGCTTCATACCAAAATAATATATCCCAATTCATTTATTCGCCACAAAAATATGTTGGCGAAGATGTAAATTCGGTTTTGGAAATAGGCCAAACCGAAACTTTAAATGCCTCACTGGTAAGCGGCGGCCAAAACAGTTACAATTGGTATAGAATGAATGCCGATGGAAGTGATGGTGGTTTTGTATCTGCGGGAATGTCGGTTGATGTAACGATTAACAATACAGACGATTACAAGTGGTATTATTTTTACGAGATAAACAGTAGTTTAGTGCCAGGTTTAATACTTAGAAGCGGGTTTTTCCATTTTGCCGAACCGCCAACATCCAGTCCAGATTACAATGCCCTGGTAGCTTTGTACAACAGTACGAACGGTGAGAACTGGACAAACAACACTAATTGGCTAGATACCACAAAACCATTAAATACCTGGCATGGCATCTACAATGTTGTAAATAATAGAGTGGTTGACCTAAATATTGGCAACAACAATTTAACGGGCAGCATACCCCCGGAAATTGGTAACTTAACCGAGTTGACCTATTTAAGTCTTTGGGGCAACGAACTAACAGGAAACATCCCTCCAGAAATTGGCAATCTTACCAAACTCACCTATTTGGATTTAGCGCCAAATAACTTTTCTGGCAGTATACCCACAGAAATTGGCAACTTGGTAAACCTAGAAACGCTTTGGCTTAACCAAAGTGGTTTATCTGGAAGCATACCGGCTTCTTTAGTTAATTTAACAAAACTCAAACACTTACATTTGCATAGCTCTATTGGCCCCGGTTGGGGCGATAATACCAGTGCCTATTCCGGAGATTTTCCCGATTTGACCGCATTGCCGCTGGAACTACTTCATATATACAACAATTATTTTGAATTTTCTGATGTTGCAGACGAACTGGAAACCTATAAAGCCAATATTCCCGATTTTCAATTTAGTCCACAATTTACCCAAGATTTACCCGAAGACACTAACATTGGCGTAGGAAGCGACATTACGCTAACTGTAACCGATGTGCCAATAGCATCAAAAGGGATGAAAACCAAAACAGTTGTGGCCCAGAACACTTATCAATGGTTTAAAGATAATGTGGCAATAACCGAAAACGGTAATTCTGACACCTATGTAATCAACAATGCCCAAACTTCTGATAGCGGCATTTATCATTGCGAAATTACAAATACAGATACCCCAGATTTTGTAATTAGAAGAGCATTTATAACCCTAAACGTGGGCACATTGGGCACGGAAGAACAGCAATTGGAGCAGTTGCGTATTTATCCTAACCCAACAACATCTGTATTGAACATAAAATTAAAAGGCCAAAACAATGCCTATGTAGCCATTTTTGATATGAGCGGAAAAGAGGTTTTTAAAAAACAGATAGCAACCCAATGGGGCGTTTTTAATATTGAAAGTTTAAATACGGGAGTGTACATGCTACAGGTGAAAACAAACGGAAAAACCATAAAAAAACGCATGGTAAAAAAGTGA
- a CDS encoding T9SS type A sorting domain-containing protein, with amino-acid sequence MKPILLFIIFSVTVHFNLNAQIIWQNTIGGNSFDHIEDVIPTSDGGFMLIGSSESGISGDKSEASKGAADYWIVKTNSSGVVQWDKTYGGSGDDYAVTAIETADGSFVILGDSDSDISGDKSENSKGNSDFWLVKISSTGTIIWDKTLGGSGYEYAVSLRETPTNDLMVVGDSDSDISGDKSENSRGFTDVWVVKTNGSGSKTWDKTLGGDADEETTVIELTADGGYILGVIAESGISGDKTINTSNNEDYWVIKINASNTIDWQKTYGGTSEAISILTVLMPTDDGGYILAGDSDSNIGGDKTENSKGESDLWVLKINSTGTIEWQSTLGGDSFEYEPSGFKKAGGGYVFACTSSSNISGDKTESSNGDDIWLVELDSNGNLVGEKTFGTGSDEFPQQVLQTSDGHFIIVSDVDEASGDNTEAPNGDSDYWLFKVNNSTLSLEENKFMQHRVSVFPNPTSGNVNIKTNQKIEGIEIFDVTGKLISTSKPINNTANISHLPQGLYVLRIYSKNGVVNQRILKQ; translated from the coding sequence ATGAAACCAATACTACTTTTTATCATTTTTTCTGTTACCGTTCATTTCAACCTAAATGCCCAGATAATATGGCAGAACACCATAGGGGGAAATTCGTTTGATCATATTGAAGATGTGATCCCTACCTCAGATGGAGGCTTTATGCTCATCGGAAGCTCAGAATCCGGCATTTCAGGAGATAAATCCGAGGCCAGTAAAGGAGCGGCAGACTACTGGATTGTAAAAACCAACAGCAGCGGCGTTGTGCAGTGGGATAAAACCTATGGAGGAAGTGGTGACGACTATGCCGTAACCGCCATTGAAACAGCCGACGGTAGTTTTGTTATTCTGGGCGATTCCGATTCAGATATATCTGGAGATAAGTCTGAAAACTCAAAAGGCAATTCAGATTTTTGGCTCGTAAAAATCAGTAGTACCGGAACCATAATCTGGGATAAAACCTTAGGCGGGTCGGGTTACGAGTACGCTGTTTCATTAAGAGAAACACCTACAAACGATTTAATGGTTGTAGGCGATTCCGATTCCGATATATCTGGAGACAAATCTGAAAACTCCAGAGGTTTTACCGATGTTTGGGTTGTAAAAACCAATGGTTCAGGCTCGAAAACCTGGGATAAAACACTAGGAGGAGATGCCGATGAAGAAACCACCGTTATTGAGCTGACGGCCGACGGCGGATATATACTCGGGGTAATTGCCGAATCGGGGATTTCGGGTGATAAAACCATAAATACAAGCAATAATGAAGACTATTGGGTAATTAAAATAAATGCCAGCAATACTATAGATTGGCAAAAAACCTATGGAGGCACTTCAGAAGCCATAAGCATTTTAACTGTTCTGATGCCTACCGATGATGGCGGATACATTTTGGCCGGAGATTCCGATTCTAACATCGGGGGAGACAAAACCGAAAACAGTAAAGGAGAGAGCGATTTATGGGTGTTGAAGATTAACAGCACGGGCACCATAGAATGGCAGAGCACATTGGGAGGCGATAGTTTTGAGTACGAGCCCAGTGGATTTAAAAAGGCCGGTGGCGGCTATGTGTTCGCTTGTACAAGTTCATCCAATATTTCAGGGGATAAAACCGAAAGCAGTAACGGAGACGATATTTGGTTGGTAGAGCTTGACAGCAACGGCAATCTGGTGGGCGAAAAAACTTTTGGTACAGGATCAGACGAGTTTCCCCAACAAGTATTGCAAACCAGCGACGGCCATTTTATAATAGTCAGCGATGTTGACGAGGCATCTGGCGACAATACCGAAGCCCCAAATGGCGATTCTGATTACTGGCTTTTTAAAGTGAACAATAGTACACTTTCTTTGGAAGAAAATAAATTTATGCAGCATAGGGTAAGCGTATTTCCAAATCCAACTTCAGGGAATGTTAACATCAAAACCAACCAAAAAATAGAAGGGATTGAAATTTTTGATGTAACAGGAAAGTTGATTTCCACATCAAAGCCAATCAACAACACGGCAAACATTTCCCACCTTCCCCAAGGGCTGTATGTTTTAAGAATCTATTCAAAAAATGGAGTGGTAAACCAGCGCATCTTAAAACAGTAA